One segment of Zonotrichia albicollis isolate bZonAlb1 chromosome 4, bZonAlb1.hap1, whole genome shotgun sequence DNA contains the following:
- the DNAJC2 gene encoding dnaJ homolog subfamily C member 2 isoform X4, whose product MAPHAAAAPEALRAPHAPVPRQAQAAAMALLRGPAADGQRSAVSRPLSAASVLCQVEPVGRWFEAFIKRRNINVSASFQELEDEKELSEESGDEELQLEEYPMLKTLDPKDWKNQDHYAVLGLGNIRYRATQKQIKAAHKSMVLKHHPDKRKAAGEQIGEGDNDYFTCITKAYEILSDPVKRRAFNSIDPTFDNSVPSKSEAKENFFEVFSPVFERNARWSNKKNVPKLGDMNSSFEEVDAFYSFWYNFDSWREFSYLDEEEKEKAECRDERRWIEKQNRAARALRKKEEMNRIRTLVDNAYSCDPRIKKFKEEEKAKKEAEKKAKVEAKRKEQEAKEKQRQAELEAARLAKEKEEEEVRQQALVAKKEKEIQKKAIKKERQKLRTTCKNWNYFSDNEADCVKMMEEVEKLCDRLELASLQCLNEALTSTTREGGKAAVVKQIEEINEQIRREKEEAEARMRQATKSSEKSTTGGGGGSKNWPEDDLQLLIKAVNLFPAGTNSRWEVIANYMNLHSTTGIKRTAKDVINKAKSLQKLDPHQKDDINKKAFDKFKKEHGVVPQMDSAAPSERFEGSPLDSSPWTTEEQKLLEQALKTYPVNTPERWEKIAAAVPGRSKKDCMKRYKELVEMVKAKKAAQEQVMNATKVKK is encoded by the exons ATGGCGCCgcacgccgccgccgccccggaAGCGCTGCGGGCGCCCCACGCGCCGGTGCCGCGGCAGGCGCAGGCCGCGGCCATGGCGCTGCTGCGCGGCCCCGCGGCGGACGGACAGCGCTCGGCCGTCAGCAGGCCGCTCTCCGCCG CATCAGTACTCTGTCAAGTGGAACCTGTGGGAAGATGGTTTGAAGCATTTATTAAGAGGAGAAACATAAATGTTTCTGCCTCTTTCCAGGAGCTAGAAGATGAGAAGGAACTTTCTGAGGAATCGGGGGATGAAGAACTGCAGCTTGAGGAGTATCCTATGTTAAAAACCCTCGACCCAAAGGACTGGAAG AATCAAGACCATTATGCAGTTCTTGGACTGGGAAATATACGATACAGGGCTACTCAGAAACAAATCAAAGCAGCTC ATAAATCCATGGTTCTGAAACATCATCCAGACAAACGAAAAGCTGCAGGGGAGCAGATAGGAGAGGGTGATAATGATTATTTTACTTGCATAACTAAAG CTTATGAAATATTATCTGATCCTGTGAAACGACGAGCATTTAACAGCATAGACCCAACTTTTGATAACTCTGTACCTTCCAAAAGTGAAGCAAAAGAAAACTTCTTCGAAGTTTTCTCACCAGTTTTTGAAAGAAATGCCAG GTGGTCAAATAAGAAAAATGTACCTAAACTTGGGGACATGAACTCCTCATTTGAGGAGGTAGATGCATTCTATTCCTTTTG GTATAATTTTGATTCCTGGAGAGAGTTTTCCTATTTagatgaagaggaaaaagaaaaagcagaatg TCGAGATGAAAGGAGGTGGATTGAAAAGCAGaacagagctgccagagcattgagaaaaaaagaagaaatgaacAGAATTAGGACTCTTGTTG ACAATGCATACAGCTGTGATCCCAGAATAAAGAAAtttaaggaggaagaaaaggcaaagaaggAAGCAGAGAAGAAAGCCAAGGTAGAAGCAAAACGAAAAGAACAGGAGGCAAAAGAAAAA CAAAGACAAGCAGAATTAGAAGCAGCACGGTTagcaaaagaaaaggaggaggaagaagttAGGCAGCAAGCATTAGtggcaaaaaaggaaaaagagataCAGAAGAAAGCAATCaagaaagaaaggcaaaaaCTCAGAACAACATGCAAG AACTGGAATTACTTTTCTGATAATGAGGCAGATTGTGTTAAAATGATGGAGGAGGTGGAAAAGCTTTGTGATCGTCTTGAGCTAGCAAG tctGCAATGCTTGAATGAAGCACTTACATCCACAacaagggaaggaggaaaggcGGCTGTAGTAAAACAG ATAGAAGAAATAAATGAACAAATAAGGCGAGAGAAAGAAGAGGCAGAAGCTCGTATGCGCCAAGCAACAAAGAGCTCAGAAAAGTCAACCACTGGCGGTGGAGGGGGAAGCAAAAACTGGCCAGAGGATGATTTACAGTTGTTAATTAAAGCTGTGAACCTCTTTCCAGCAGGGACTAACTCAAG GTGGGAAGTTATTGCCAATTACATGAACTTGCACTCTACTACTGGAATAAAACGAACAGCAAAAGATGTCATCAATAAAGCAAAGAGTCTCCAAAAGCTTG ACCCTCATCAAAAAGATGACATAAACAAGAAAGCATTtgacaaatttaaaaaagaacatGGTGTGGTGCCTCAGATGGACAGTGCTGCCCCCTCAGAACGATTTGAAG GATCACCTCTAGATTCATCCCCTTGGACTACAGAAGAACAAAAACTTTTAGAACAAGCATTGAAGACTTATCCAGTAAATACTCCTGAAAGATGGGAGAAAATAGCAGCAGCTGTTCCAGGCCGGTCAAAAAAAGACTGCATGAAACGATATAAG gaactcgTGGAAATGGTCAAGGCAAAGAAAGCTGCTCAAGAACAAGTGATGAATGCTACTAAAGTCAAGAAATGA
- the DNAJC2 gene encoding dnaJ homolog subfamily C member 2 isoform X2 — MLKTLDPKDWKNQDHYAVLGLGNIRYRATQKQIKAAHKSMVLKHHPDKRKAAGEQIGEGDNDYFTCITKAYEILSDPVKRRAFNSIDPTFDNSVPSKSEAKENFFEVFSPVFERNARWSNKKNVPKLGDMNSSFEEVDAFYSFWYNFDSWREFSYLDEEEKEKAECRDERRWIEKQNRAARALRKKEEMNRIRTLVDNAYSCDPRIKKFKEEEKAKKEAEKKAKVEAKRKEQEAKEKQRQAELEAARLAKEKEEEEVRQQALVAKKEKEIQKKAIKKERQKLRTTCKNWNYFSDNEADCVKMMEEVEKLCDRLELASLQCLNEALTSTTREGGKAAVVKQIEEINEQIRREKEEAEARMRQATKSSEKSTTGGGGGSKNWPEDDLQLLIKAVNLFPAGTNSRWEVIANYMNLHSTTGIKRTAKDVINKAKSLQKLDPHQKDDINKKAFDKFKKEHGVVPQMDSAAPSERFEGSPLDSSPWTTEEQKLLEQALKTYPVNTPERWEKIAAAVPGRSKKDCMKRYKELVEMVKAKKAAQEQVMNATKVKK, encoded by the exons ATGTTAAAAACCCTCGACCCAAAGGACTGGAAG AATCAAGACCATTATGCAGTTCTTGGACTGGGAAATATACGATACAGGGCTACTCAGAAACAAATCAAAGCAGCTC ATAAATCCATGGTTCTGAAACATCATCCAGACAAACGAAAAGCTGCAGGGGAGCAGATAGGAGAGGGTGATAATGATTATTTTACTTGCATAACTAAAG CTTATGAAATATTATCTGATCCTGTGAAACGACGAGCATTTAACAGCATAGACCCAACTTTTGATAACTCTGTACCTTCCAAAAGTGAAGCAAAAGAAAACTTCTTCGAAGTTTTCTCACCAGTTTTTGAAAGAAATGCCAG GTGGTCAAATAAGAAAAATGTACCTAAACTTGGGGACATGAACTCCTCATTTGAGGAGGTAGATGCATTCTATTCCTTTTG GTATAATTTTGATTCCTGGAGAGAGTTTTCCTATTTagatgaagaggaaaaagaaaaagcagaatg TCGAGATGAAAGGAGGTGGATTGAAAAGCAGaacagagctgccagagcattgagaaaaaaagaagaaatgaacAGAATTAGGACTCTTGTTG ACAATGCATACAGCTGTGATCCCAGAATAAAGAAAtttaaggaggaagaaaaggcaaagaaggAAGCAGAGAAGAAAGCCAAGGTAGAAGCAAAACGAAAAGAACAGGAGGCAAAAGAAAAA CAAAGACAAGCAGAATTAGAAGCAGCACGGTTagcaaaagaaaaggaggaggaagaagttAGGCAGCAAGCATTAGtggcaaaaaaggaaaaagagataCAGAAGAAAGCAATCaagaaagaaaggcaaaaaCTCAGAACAACATGCAAG AACTGGAATTACTTTTCTGATAATGAGGCAGATTGTGTTAAAATGATGGAGGAGGTGGAAAAGCTTTGTGATCGTCTTGAGCTAGCAAG tctGCAATGCTTGAATGAAGCACTTACATCCACAacaagggaaggaggaaaggcGGCTGTAGTAAAACAG ATAGAAGAAATAAATGAACAAATAAGGCGAGAGAAAGAAGAGGCAGAAGCTCGTATGCGCCAAGCAACAAAGAGCTCAGAAAAGTCAACCACTGGCGGTGGAGGGGGAAGCAAAAACTGGCCAGAGGATGATTTACAGTTGTTAATTAAAGCTGTGAACCTCTTTCCAGCAGGGACTAACTCAAG GTGGGAAGTTATTGCCAATTACATGAACTTGCACTCTACTACTGGAATAAAACGAACAGCAAAAGATGTCATCAATAAAGCAAAGAGTCTCCAAAAGCTTG ACCCTCATCAAAAAGATGACATAAACAAGAAAGCATTtgacaaatttaaaaaagaacatGGTGTGGTGCCTCAGATGGACAGTGCTGCCCCCTCAGAACGATTTGAAG GATCACCTCTAGATTCATCCCCTTGGACTACAGAAGAACAAAAACTTTTAGAACAAGCATTGAAGACTTATCCAGTAAATACTCCTGAAAGATGGGAGAAAATAGCAGCAGCTGTTCCAGGCCGGTCAAAAAAAGACTGCATGAAACGATATAAG gaactcgTGGAAATGGTCAAGGCAAAGAAAGCTGCTCAAGAACAAGTGATGAATGCTACTAAAGTCAAGAAATGA
- the DNAJC2 gene encoding dnaJ homolog subfamily C member 2 isoform X3 has product MAPHAAAAPEALRAPHAPVPRQAQAAAMALLRGPAADGQRSAVSRPLSAASVLCQVEPVGRWFEAFIKRRNINVSASFQELEDEKELSEESGDEELQLEEYPMLKTLDPKDWKNQDHYAVLGLGNIRYRATQKQIKAAHKSMVLKHHPDKRKAAGEQIGEGDNDYFTCITKAYEILSDPVKRRAFNSIDPTFDNSVPSKSEAKENFFEVFSPVFERNARWSNKKNVPKLGDMNSSFEEVDAFYSFWYNFDSWREFSYLDEEEKEKAECRDERRWIEKQNRAARALRKKEEMNRIRTLVDNAYSCDPRIKKFKEEEKAKKEAEKKAKVEAKRKEQEAKEKQRQAELEAARLAKEKEEEEVRQQALVAKKEKEIQKKAIKKERQKLRTTCKNWNYFSDNEADCVKMMEEVEKLCDRLELASLQCLNEALTSTTREGGKAAVVKQIEEINEQIRREKEEAEARMRQATKSSEKSTTGGGGGSKNWPEDDLQLLIKAVNLFPAGTNSRWEVIANYMNLHSTTGIKRTAKDVINKAKSLQKLDPHQKDDINKKAFDKFKKEHGVVPQMDSAAPSERFEGSPLDSSPWTTEEQKLLEQALKTYPVNTPERWEKIAAAVPGRSKKDCMKRYKVRSLTSSWDCTRPGLERILCFCCSMRYCPRDSV; this is encoded by the exons ATGGCGCCgcacgccgccgccgccccggaAGCGCTGCGGGCGCCCCACGCGCCGGTGCCGCGGCAGGCGCAGGCCGCGGCCATGGCGCTGCTGCGCGGCCCCGCGGCGGACGGACAGCGCTCGGCCGTCAGCAGGCCGCTCTCCGCCG CATCAGTACTCTGTCAAGTGGAACCTGTGGGAAGATGGTTTGAAGCATTTATTAAGAGGAGAAACATAAATGTTTCTGCCTCTTTCCAGGAGCTAGAAGATGAGAAGGAACTTTCTGAGGAATCGGGGGATGAAGAACTGCAGCTTGAGGAGTATCCTATGTTAAAAACCCTCGACCCAAAGGACTGGAAG AATCAAGACCATTATGCAGTTCTTGGACTGGGAAATATACGATACAGGGCTACTCAGAAACAAATCAAAGCAGCTC ATAAATCCATGGTTCTGAAACATCATCCAGACAAACGAAAAGCTGCAGGGGAGCAGATAGGAGAGGGTGATAATGATTATTTTACTTGCATAACTAAAG CTTATGAAATATTATCTGATCCTGTGAAACGACGAGCATTTAACAGCATAGACCCAACTTTTGATAACTCTGTACCTTCCAAAAGTGAAGCAAAAGAAAACTTCTTCGAAGTTTTCTCACCAGTTTTTGAAAGAAATGCCAG GTGGTCAAATAAGAAAAATGTACCTAAACTTGGGGACATGAACTCCTCATTTGAGGAGGTAGATGCATTCTATTCCTTTTG GTATAATTTTGATTCCTGGAGAGAGTTTTCCTATTTagatgaagaggaaaaagaaaaagcagaatg TCGAGATGAAAGGAGGTGGATTGAAAAGCAGaacagagctgccagagcattgagaaaaaaagaagaaatgaacAGAATTAGGACTCTTGTTG ACAATGCATACAGCTGTGATCCCAGAATAAAGAAAtttaaggaggaagaaaaggcaaagaaggAAGCAGAGAAGAAAGCCAAGGTAGAAGCAAAACGAAAAGAACAGGAGGCAAAAGAAAAA CAAAGACAAGCAGAATTAGAAGCAGCACGGTTagcaaaagaaaaggaggaggaagaagttAGGCAGCAAGCATTAGtggcaaaaaaggaaaaagagataCAGAAGAAAGCAATCaagaaagaaaggcaaaaaCTCAGAACAACATGCAAG AACTGGAATTACTTTTCTGATAATGAGGCAGATTGTGTTAAAATGATGGAGGAGGTGGAAAAGCTTTGTGATCGTCTTGAGCTAGCAAG tctGCAATGCTTGAATGAAGCACTTACATCCACAacaagggaaggaggaaaggcGGCTGTAGTAAAACAG ATAGAAGAAATAAATGAACAAATAAGGCGAGAGAAAGAAGAGGCAGAAGCTCGTATGCGCCAAGCAACAAAGAGCTCAGAAAAGTCAACCACTGGCGGTGGAGGGGGAAGCAAAAACTGGCCAGAGGATGATTTACAGTTGTTAATTAAAGCTGTGAACCTCTTTCCAGCAGGGACTAACTCAAG GTGGGAAGTTATTGCCAATTACATGAACTTGCACTCTACTACTGGAATAAAACGAACAGCAAAAGATGTCATCAATAAAGCAAAGAGTCTCCAAAAGCTTG ACCCTCATCAAAAAGATGACATAAACAAGAAAGCATTtgacaaatttaaaaaagaacatGGTGTGGTGCCTCAGATGGACAGTGCTGCCCCCTCAGAACGATTTGAAG GATCACCTCTAGATTCATCCCCTTGGACTACAGAAGAACAAAAACTTTTAGAACAAGCATTGAAGACTTATCCAGTAAATACTCCTGAAAGATGGGAGAAAATAGCAGCAGCTGTTCCAGGCCGGTCAAAAAAAGACTGCATGAAACGATATAAGGTGAGGTCCCTCACCTCCTCCTGGGACTGCAccaggccaggcctggagagAATCCTTTGCTTTTGCTGTTCCATGAGATACTGCCCCAGAGACAGTGTCTGA
- the DNAJC2 gene encoding dnaJ homolog subfamily C member 2 isoform X1 → MLKTLDPKDWKNQDHYAVLGLGNIRYRATQKQIKAAHKSMVLKHHPDKRKAAGEQIGEGDNDYFTCITKAYEILSDPVKRRAFNSIDPTFDNSVPSKSEAKENFFEVFSPVFERNARWSNKKNVPKLGDMNSSFEEVDAFYSFWYNFDSWREFSYLDEEEKEKAECRDERRWIEKQNRAARALRKKEEMNRIRTLVDNAYSCDPRIKKFKEEEKAKKEAEKKAKVEAKRKEQEAKEKQRQAELEAARLAKEKEEEEVRQQALVAKKEKEIQKKAIKKERQKLRTTCKNWNYFSDNEADCVKMMEEVEKLCDRLELASLQCLNEALTSTTREGGKAAVVKQIEEINEQIRREKEEAEARMRQATKSSEKSTTGGGGGSKNWPEDDLQLLIKAVNLFPAGTNSRWEVIANYMNLHSTTGIKRTAKDVINKAKSLQKLDPHQKDDINKKAFDKFKKEHGVVPQMDSAAPSERFEGSPLDSSPWTTEEQKLLEQALKTYPVNTPERWEKIAAAVPGRSKKDCMKRYKVRSLTSSWDCTRPGLERILCFCCSMRYCPRDSV, encoded by the exons ATGTTAAAAACCCTCGACCCAAAGGACTGGAAG AATCAAGACCATTATGCAGTTCTTGGACTGGGAAATATACGATACAGGGCTACTCAGAAACAAATCAAAGCAGCTC ATAAATCCATGGTTCTGAAACATCATCCAGACAAACGAAAAGCTGCAGGGGAGCAGATAGGAGAGGGTGATAATGATTATTTTACTTGCATAACTAAAG CTTATGAAATATTATCTGATCCTGTGAAACGACGAGCATTTAACAGCATAGACCCAACTTTTGATAACTCTGTACCTTCCAAAAGTGAAGCAAAAGAAAACTTCTTCGAAGTTTTCTCACCAGTTTTTGAAAGAAATGCCAG GTGGTCAAATAAGAAAAATGTACCTAAACTTGGGGACATGAACTCCTCATTTGAGGAGGTAGATGCATTCTATTCCTTTTG GTATAATTTTGATTCCTGGAGAGAGTTTTCCTATTTagatgaagaggaaaaagaaaaagcagaatg TCGAGATGAAAGGAGGTGGATTGAAAAGCAGaacagagctgccagagcattgagaaaaaaagaagaaatgaacAGAATTAGGACTCTTGTTG ACAATGCATACAGCTGTGATCCCAGAATAAAGAAAtttaaggaggaagaaaaggcaaagaaggAAGCAGAGAAGAAAGCCAAGGTAGAAGCAAAACGAAAAGAACAGGAGGCAAAAGAAAAA CAAAGACAAGCAGAATTAGAAGCAGCACGGTTagcaaaagaaaaggaggaggaagaagttAGGCAGCAAGCATTAGtggcaaaaaaggaaaaagagataCAGAAGAAAGCAATCaagaaagaaaggcaaaaaCTCAGAACAACATGCAAG AACTGGAATTACTTTTCTGATAATGAGGCAGATTGTGTTAAAATGATGGAGGAGGTGGAAAAGCTTTGTGATCGTCTTGAGCTAGCAAG tctGCAATGCTTGAATGAAGCACTTACATCCACAacaagggaaggaggaaaggcGGCTGTAGTAAAACAG ATAGAAGAAATAAATGAACAAATAAGGCGAGAGAAAGAAGAGGCAGAAGCTCGTATGCGCCAAGCAACAAAGAGCTCAGAAAAGTCAACCACTGGCGGTGGAGGGGGAAGCAAAAACTGGCCAGAGGATGATTTACAGTTGTTAATTAAAGCTGTGAACCTCTTTCCAGCAGGGACTAACTCAAG GTGGGAAGTTATTGCCAATTACATGAACTTGCACTCTACTACTGGAATAAAACGAACAGCAAAAGATGTCATCAATAAAGCAAAGAGTCTCCAAAAGCTTG ACCCTCATCAAAAAGATGACATAAACAAGAAAGCATTtgacaaatttaaaaaagaacatGGTGTGGTGCCTCAGATGGACAGTGCTGCCCCCTCAGAACGATTTGAAG GATCACCTCTAGATTCATCCCCTTGGACTACAGAAGAACAAAAACTTTTAGAACAAGCATTGAAGACTTATCCAGTAAATACTCCTGAAAGATGGGAGAAAATAGCAGCAGCTGTTCCAGGCCGGTCAAAAAAAGACTGCATGAAACGATATAAGGTGAGGTCCCTCACCTCCTCCTGGGACTGCAccaggccaggcctggagagAATCCTTTGCTTTTGCTGTTCCATGAGATACTGCCCCAGAGACAGTGTCTGA
- the PSMC2 gene encoding 26S proteasome regulatory subunit 7: MPDYLGADQRKTKEEEKEDKPIRALDEGDIALLKTYGQSTYSRQIKQVEDDIQQLLKKINELTGIKESDTGLAPPALWDLAADKQTLQSEQPLQVARCTKIINADSEDPKYIINVKQFAKFVVDLSDQVAPTDIEEGMRVGVDRNKYQIHIPLPPKIDPTVTMMQVEEKPDVTYSDVGGCKEQIEKLREVVETPLLHPERFVNLGIEPPKGVLLFGPPGTGKTLCARAVANRTDACFIRVIGSELVQKYVGEGARMVRELFEMARTKKACLIFFDEIDAIGGARFDDGAGGDNEVQRTMLELINQLDGFDPRGNIKVLMATNRPDTLDPALMRPGRLDRKIEFSLPDLEGRTHIFKIHARSMSVERDIRFELLARLCPNSTGAEIRSVCTEAGMFAIRARRKIATEKDFLEAVNKVIKSYAKFSATPRYMTYN; this comes from the exons ATGCCGGATTACCTGGGAGCCGACCAGAGGAAAacgaaggaggaggagaaggaggacaaACCCATCCGCG CTCTTGATGAAGGAGATATTGCCTTGCTGAAAACATAT GGCCAGAGCACGTACTCAAGGCAGATCAAGCAAGTAGAAGATGATATTCAACAACTGCTTAAGAAAATCAATGAGCTCACTG GAATCAAGGAATCCGACACTGGCCTGGCTCCTCCTGCCCTTTGGGATCTGGCTGCAGATAAACAAACTCTGCAAAGTGAGCAACCATTGCAGGTTGCAAG GTGCACAAAGATCATCAATGCAGACTCCGAGGATCCCAAGTACATTATCAATGTCAAGCAATTTGCCAAGTTTGTGGTGGATCTCAGTGACCAGGTGGCACCTACTGACATAGAAGAAGGCATGAGAGTTGG GGTGGACAGAAACAAGTACCAAATCCACATCCCCTTGCCTCCAAAGATTGATCCCACAGTCACCATGATGCAA GTAGAAGAAAAACCTGATGTCACTTACAGTGATGTTGGTGGCTGTAAAGAGCAGATTGAAAAGCTGAGAGAGGTGGTGGAAACCCCTCTGCTTCAC CCTGAGAGATTTGTGAACCTGGGAATTGAGCCTCCCAAAGGAGTGCTTTTGTTTGGGCCACCTGGCACAGGCAAAACGCTCTGTGCCCGTGCTGTGGCTAACAGGACTGATGCCTGCTTCATCAGAGTCATTGGATCTGAGCTGGTGCAGAAATACGTGGGGGAG GGAGCCCGAATGGTTCGTGAACTCTTTGAAATGGCCAGAACTAAGAAAGCTTGCCTTATATTCTTTGATGAGATTGATGCCATTGGAG GTGCTCGTTTCGATGACGGCGCGGGCGGTGACAACGAGGTGCAGCGCACCATGCTGGAGCTCATCAACCAGCTGGATGGCTTTGACCCCCGGGGCAACATCAAAGTGCTCATGGCCACAAACAGGCCTGACACTCTGGACCCAGCTCTGATGAGGCCTGGCAGGCTGGACAGGAAGATTGAGTTCAGCCTGCCTGATCTCGAG GGCCGAACTCACATCTTCAAGATCCACGCTCGTTCCATGAGTGTGGAGAGGGACATCAGGTTTGAGCTGCTGGCTCGGCTGTGTCCGAACAGCACAG GCGCTGAGATCCGCAGTGTGTGCACGGAGGCGGGGATGTTCGCTATCCGAGCGCGCCGCAAGATCGCCACCGAGAAGGATTTCCTGGAGGCGGTGAACAAAGTCATCAAATCCTACGCCAAGTTCAGTGCTACCCCCCGCTACATGACCTACAACTGA